A stretch of Gemmatimonas aurantiaca T-27 DNA encodes these proteins:
- a CDS encoding ion transporter: MTTPISEAPPPADSHRARLHQIIFEADTFAGRAFDVSLIVLILVSILAVSVETLRDLSPRTQAVMVVLEWVLTAIFTLEYILRLVAVRKPLRYATSFFGVVDLLAILPSWLGLFVPGAQALLVVRVLRLLRIFRILKLARFLSEAERLTHALRASMRKIAVFLLTVATIVVIVGSIMFVVEGPENGFTSLPVSMYWAVVTLTTVGYGDIAPRTPLGQLLASLVMILGYGIIAVPTGIVTSELTAGRFQHGVSTQSCPSCSAGGHDLDAKYCRVCGAAL, translated from the coding sequence ATGACCACACCCATCTCGGAGGCACCACCTCCCGCCGATTCACACCGAGCTCGTCTGCATCAGATCATCTTCGAAGCCGACACGTTTGCCGGTCGCGCGTTCGATGTGAGTCTCATCGTGCTCATCCTGGTGAGCATTCTCGCGGTGAGTGTGGAGACACTGCGTGACCTGTCGCCGCGTACGCAGGCGGTGATGGTGGTGCTCGAATGGGTGCTCACGGCCATCTTCACGCTCGAGTACATCCTGCGGCTGGTGGCCGTACGCAAACCGCTGCGTTATGCCACGAGCTTCTTTGGCGTGGTGGATTTGCTGGCCATTCTGCCGTCATGGCTTGGCCTGTTCGTGCCAGGCGCTCAGGCACTGCTGGTGGTGCGCGTCCTGCGGCTGCTCCGCATCTTCCGCATTCTCAAGCTGGCGCGGTTCCTGTCCGAGGCCGAACGGCTCACGCACGCCCTGCGCGCCAGCATGCGCAAGATTGCGGTCTTCCTGCTGACCGTGGCCACGATCGTGGTGATCGTCGGCTCCATCATGTTCGTGGTGGAAGGCCCGGAGAACGGGTTCACCAGTCTGCCGGTGTCGATGTATTGGGCTGTGGTCACACTGACCACAGTGGGATACGGCGACATCGCGCCGAGAACACCACTCGGGCAGTTGCTGGCGTCACTGGTGATGATTCTGGGCTATGGCATCATCGCCGTGCCAACGGGTATCGTGACCAGTGAGCTGACCGCCGGCCGTTTCCAGCATGGAGTGTCAACACAATCGTGCCCGTCCTGTTCAGCGGGCGGGCACGATCTCGATGCGAAGTACTGTCGGGTGTGCGGGGCAGCGTTGTAA
- a CDS encoding GyrI-like domain-containing protein: MTKLDLKKDLRHLYAPSAKDVAVVDVPSMHFLMIDGEGDPNHAPAYAEAVEALFTLAYAIKFAVKKGPAGIDYGVMPLEGLWWADDMSAFTTGDRSQWQWTMMIMQPDFVNASLVADITKEVTRKKNPVALPLVRFEAFAEGPAAQVMHLGPFSEEGPTIERLHGFIEASGRQLAGKHHEIYLSDIRKAAPDKWKTVVRQPLR, from the coding sequence ATGACCAAACTCGACCTCAAGAAAGACCTCCGCCATCTCTATGCGCCCTCCGCAAAGGACGTGGCCGTAGTCGACGTGCCGTCGATGCACTTTCTGATGATCGATGGCGAAGGGGATCCCAATCACGCACCCGCATACGCGGAGGCTGTGGAAGCGCTGTTCACGCTCGCCTACGCCATCAAGTTCGCGGTGAAAAAGGGTCCCGCCGGCATCGACTATGGTGTGATGCCGCTCGAGGGACTGTGGTGGGCTGACGACATGAGCGCGTTCACCACCGGCGATCGCTCGCAGTGGCAATGGACCATGATGATCATGCAGCCGGACTTCGTGAACGCGTCGTTGGTTGCCGACATCACGAAGGAAGTGACACGCAAGAAGAACCCCGTTGCCCTGCCGTTGGTGCGCTTCGAGGCCTTTGCCGAAGGGCCCGCCGCGCAGGTCATGCACCTTGGGCCCTTCTCAGAGGAAGGCCCCACCATCGAGCGGCTGCACGGGTTCATCGAAGCCTCCGGTCGTCAGCTCGCCGGCAAGCACCACGAGATCTACCTCAGCGACATCCGCAAAGCCGCGCCGGACAAGTGGAAGACGGTGGTGCGGCAGCCCTTACGCTGA
- a CDS encoding organic hydroperoxide resistance protein — protein MNVLYRTAATATGGRTGQAATHDGALSVALVTPRELGGPGGEGNNPEQLFAAGYSACFLGALKFVASQRKVTVSPESTVTAAVGIGKRDDGQGFGLDVELTISLPGVDAATATELMQAAHVVCPYSHATRNGLDVRLSLAPSDAA, from the coding sequence ATGAACGTTCTCTACCGCACCGCCGCTACCGCCACCGGAGGCCGCACCGGCCAGGCTGCCACCCACGATGGCGCGCTCAGTGTTGCCCTGGTAACGCCACGCGAACTCGGCGGACCCGGGGGCGAGGGCAACAACCCGGAACAGCTCTTCGCCGCCGGATACTCCGCCTGCTTTCTCGGCGCGCTCAAGTTCGTGGCCAGCCAGCGCAAGGTGACCGTCTCGCCCGAATCCACCGTGACGGCGGCCGTGGGCATCGGCAAGCGTGATGATGGACAGGGCTTTGGACTCGATGTCGAACTCACCATCAGCCTGCCGGGTGTCGATGCCGCCACGGCGACGGAACTGATGCAGGCGGCGCACGTGGTGTGCCCGTACTCGCATGCCACGCGCAACGGCCTCGATGTACGGCTTTCGCTGGCCCCGAGCGACGCCGCGTAA
- a CDS encoding benzoate/H(+) symporter BenE family transporter, with protein MHSKLPPIPSWTSALVAVLIGFGGTVALVVQAMRTLGATVEQTGSAVTALCLAMGVTGIVASMRVRMPIVLAWSTPGAALLGATTAGLRWEVAIGVFVAAAAMMILVGLIPVLGRLAERMPNAIASAMLAGVLMPFSLELFRLGAVDPLLVSLLVVVYVAARQRVPLYALLLVLTSGLLLTLARGDIADVPAGATFGALLPVMPVFDLRAIVSVGVPLFLVTLVSQNLPGLVVLRSAGYQPQAGPLLLGTGFASLLAAPFGAHAVNLAAIVAALCTNKDAHPDHHRRWVVGVLYGAFYLLLALFSPVLVRVFVALPHSTIAALTGVALIPSIIGAIEQMLGDVDARDPAIITFLATASGLALFGLGAALWGLLAGFVALGIKALLRRAR; from the coding sequence ATGCACAGCAAGCTCCCCCCGATTCCGTCATGGACCTCCGCACTGGTGGCGGTCCTGATCGGATTCGGTGGCACCGTCGCCCTGGTGGTGCAAGCCATGCGCACGCTTGGGGCGACGGTCGAACAAACAGGATCAGCGGTGACTGCGTTGTGCCTCGCCATGGGCGTCACGGGTATCGTGGCGTCCATGCGGGTGCGTATGCCCATCGTGCTGGCTTGGTCTACACCGGGTGCAGCATTGCTCGGTGCCACCACGGCGGGACTACGCTGGGAGGTCGCAATCGGCGTTTTTGTGGCCGCGGCGGCCATGATGATTCTGGTGGGATTGATCCCGGTGCTCGGCAGACTGGCCGAGCGCATGCCGAATGCGATTGCGTCGGCCATGCTGGCGGGCGTGTTGATGCCGTTCTCGCTGGAGTTGTTTCGACTGGGGGCCGTGGACCCGCTGCTGGTCTCCCTGCTGGTCGTGGTGTATGTCGCCGCCCGTCAGCGGGTGCCATTGTATGCACTACTGTTGGTGCTGACATCGGGACTGCTGCTCACACTCGCGCGTGGTGATATCGCCGATGTGCCAGCAGGCGCCACGTTCGGTGCGTTGCTGCCTGTCATGCCGGTGTTTGATCTGCGCGCGATCGTCAGTGTGGGCGTGCCACTTTTCCTCGTGACACTGGTGTCGCAGAATCTGCCGGGGCTCGTGGTGTTGCGATCGGCGGGCTACCAGCCACAAGCGGGCCCACTGCTGCTGGGCACCGGGTTTGCCAGTCTGCTGGCCGCGCCCTTCGGCGCCCATGCCGTGAATCTGGCAGCCATCGTTGCAGCACTGTGCACCAACAAGGACGCCCACCCCGATCACCACCGACGTTGGGTGGTGGGCGTGTTGTATGGTGCGTTCTATCTGCTGCTGGCGCTCTTCTCGCCGGTGCTGGTGCGGGTATTCGTCGCCCTGCCACATTCGACGATCGCCGCACTGACCGGCGTTGCGCTCATCCCCTCGATCATCGGGGCCATCGAACAGATGCTCGGTGACGTGGATGCGCGCGATCCCGCCATCATCACCTTTCTGGCCACGGCCTCAGGCCTGGCGCTGTTCGGACTGGGGGCCGCGCTGTGGGGATTGCTTGCGGGGTTCGTGGCACTCGGCATCAAGGCACTGCTGCGCCGTGCCCGCTAG
- a CDS encoding outer membrane beta-barrel protein gives MSASIGRSILLGVAGMFAATDVVEAQQAARSPVSLGVMAGWSTPNGAQAGQLYGRGGQIGVLGEVRMPLSWLAVRVDAGYQSLGGRTAIVTDANGVAVGQMQRSDAMYSAAASVVLRWPGLRTAVQPYALAGGGSYWVRSSAVLPSLLSQSAPQSASMTMRTTGFTAGAGVETPVRRAILFGEVRYQQFGQAPMRFVPVNVGLRLK, from the coding sequence ATGAGCGCTTCAATAGGTCGGTCCATCCTGCTCGGCGTGGCCGGAATGTTTGCTGCGACGGATGTAGTCGAAGCACAGCAGGCCGCGCGCTCGCCCGTTTCACTCGGCGTCATGGCTGGATGGAGCACGCCCAATGGTGCGCAGGCCGGCCAACTCTACGGCCGAGGGGGGCAGATCGGTGTACTTGGCGAGGTGCGCATGCCGTTGTCATGGCTGGCCGTTCGCGTAGATGCCGGATATCAGTCGCTGGGCGGTAGAACGGCGATCGTCACCGATGCCAATGGTGTCGCAGTGGGGCAAATGCAGCGTTCAGACGCGATGTACTCCGCTGCGGCGAGTGTCGTGCTCCGATGGCCTGGGCTTCGGACCGCGGTGCAGCCCTATGCACTGGCCGGTGGAGGGAGCTATTGGGTACGGTCGTCGGCTGTCCTGCCCTCGCTCTTGTCCCAATCTGCGCCGCAGTCCGCTTCGATGACCATGCGTACGACGGGCTTCACGGCGGGCGCTGGGGTGGAGACTCCGGTTCGCCGTGCGATCCTGTTTGGGGAGGTTCGCTATCAGCAGTTCGGCCAGGCGCCGATGCGATTCGTGCCGGTCAACGTGGGGCTGCGTCTCAAGTAG
- a CDS encoding MarR family winged helix-turn-helix transcriptional regulator: MTNPASTALSLDQQLCYAIYSAGMAIQRAYKPLLDELGITYPQYLVLSVLWRDDALTVGVIAEKLALESSTLTPLLKRLESAELVQRTRNPENERQVVVSLTPKGQAMQTRVGCLGETLLATAGMSPAELGALNSDVKRLRDSIYTAIGGWSVSAV; the protein is encoded by the coding sequence ATGACCAATCCTGCAAGCACCGCGCTTTCTCTCGATCAGCAACTCTGTTACGCCATCTACTCGGCGGGCATGGCCATCCAGCGCGCCTACAAGCCGTTGTTGGATGAACTGGGCATCACATACCCACAATATCTTGTACTCAGTGTATTGTGGCGCGATGATGCGCTGACAGTGGGCGTAATAGCTGAAAAATTGGCGCTGGAGTCGAGCACCCTGACCCCTCTGCTCAAACGCCTCGAGTCGGCCGAATTGGTGCAGCGCACGCGCAATCCGGAGAACGAACGGCAGGTAGTCGTGTCGTTGACGCCCAAGGGGCAGGCCATGCAGACGCGTGTCGGTTGCCTGGGCGAAACACTGCTCGCGACCGCCGGGATGTCACCTGCGGAATTGGGTGCCCTCAACAGCGATGTGAAACGACTGCGCGATTCGATCTACACCGCGATTGGTGGGTGGAGCGTCAGCGCGGTCTGA